TGATCGGAAGCATGCTTCTTTCTTACGATCATCAAGTTATTTACGGCCGTCGAGGAACAGGAAAAACCCATGCGCTCACTTATCTTTCCAAAAGCGTTTCTAATAAAGAAAACCTATCTATATATATAGATTTACGCACCATAGGATCAAACGGTTCAATTTATAATGACGAAAGCCTGCCTATTAGCGAGCGGGTTTCTCGCCTACTCATTGATGTTAGCAATGAAATACATGATAAGCTCCAAACTACTGTAATGAATCCGGGCCTATTAGATAGCAACGAGAAATTCACAATTGCCACCGGACATTTAAGTAGTTTTGCAGCTGCTTTAGATTCAACAAAGATAACAGGGGAAATTTCTTCAGAGACTGAAGCGGGAGACACCCGAAATAGGAATTCTTCGAGCGGATTAAAGATAGCGGCAGGGAAGGATCCTTTGATAGAATATTCGAATACTAATTCGAATACTAGTGAAGAAAAAACTTTAGAGAAAACCGCAAAAAAGGGTATGATGTATGCCAATGTGCACTTTGGAGCAACCCATAAACCAATTAGCTCTCTACTGGAATTGCTAGATAAAAGACTGTATATCATTCTAGACGAATGGAGCGCGATTCCAGAAGAATTACAACCTTATCTAGCTGACATGCTCAAGCGATCTTATATGACTGTTAGGCAGATTAGCGTAAAGATCGCCGCAATTGAGCAGAGATCTAATTTTCTATTAAACATATCGGGGAAAAATTATCTGGGCCTAGAACTAGGGGCGGATATTTCCGCTGATGTTAATCTCGACGATTTCATGGTTTTTGATAATGATGCCGCAAAAGCAGCAGGCTTTTTTAGCAATCTTTTCTACAAACACCTTAAAACCGAAAATCCTGAACTTAATATACTTAACTCAGCAGATTTCATCAGAAAGGCTTTCACGCAGTCAAATGCTTTCGATGAGCTAGTTAAGGCAGCAGAAGGGGTGCCTCGCGATGCAATAAATATTGCGATGATGGCAGCTCAAGCTGCCGACGGGGATCAAATTTCAATTCCTATAATTCGCAATGCAGCAAGAAGGTGGTATCAGCGAGACAAAGAGCAGACAATCTCAGCCAATAGCAAAGCCGAATCAATACTGCGGCATATAATAGATGAGATAATAGGTCAAAGGAAAGCTCGCGCCTTTCTCGTTCCACAGTCTTCAGCAAAAACAAATCCTCTTTTGGCATTTTTATACGATTCTCGCGTATTGCACATATTAAAACGAAGTTCGTCCGCAAAAGATCAGCCGGGAAAAAGGTTTACGGTATTCAAGATCGATTATGGCTGCTATGTAGAACTGCTAAATACTTCAAATGCGCCAAAAGGCTTATTTGACACAGGTGATGAGTCGGAATCATTTATTGAAGTACCTCAGGACGACTACAGGTCGATTAGAAGGGCAGTATTAAACATTGATGAATTTGAGAAGTTAGTTTTACGAGATTAATTTTCAGTTAACAATCTCGCGATATAATATATTTGATAATTTTTTAATAAATCTCACGCGAAAGCCACCCCAGCTCCTGAACATGCGCAGGGATTCCTTCTTGCAGACGACAGCGAAGAAACGAGGTTGCCGAAAACCCACTTTCGCAGGAGATCTAATGGTGTCAGTAGAACCTCTTGCCGAGCGCAGCGACTGCTCCCCCTGCGCCTCTGGGGTAGGGGGCTGGGGGGGTGGGGCAGCACGCCACTCAGTCGGAACAGGCGCCTACTGATCTCAAGTGACCTTTACGCCAACCCGAGGCGTTCGCGCAGGCTGGGCAGGCGGGTGGTGTCGTCCACGAGCCGCTGGTCGTGCGTGTAGTCGTCCGTCTCCTCGACCACCCAGTCGCGGTTCAGGTGCCGGGCGAGGCCGCGCACGAGTTCCGGGAAGGTGAGGGCGTCGTGGGCGTTGCTGTCCAGGTGGACGGTGCCGGTGGTGCCGTCCTGCGCGAGGGTGGCGAGGGCGTGGGCGGTGTCGGTCATGAAGGAGGTGGCGGGTGTCCAGTGGCGGCTGGCGCGGATATGGCCGTTCTGGTCGTGTTGTGCCTGGAGTTGCTGGGTCATGTTGTTGCCGGTGGCGGTGGGGTGGATCTGCCAGCCGATGCGGGCGATGACGGCGCGGGGGTGGGCGGTGCGGATGGCGTGTTCGGTGCGGGCTTTCAGCTGGCCGTAGTCGTCCTGGGCGGTGGTGGGGTCGGTGGGGTGGTGTGGGCCGTCTGGGTGGTGGTCGAAGACCATGGCGGTGCTGGTGAACACGAACGGCAGGTCGTGCGTGTGGGCGTGCGTGGCGAGGGCGTGCGCCCAGGCTTCGCTGCCCAGGGCGAGGTGCAGGATGCCCTGGGGGTTCAGGGCTTGCAGGTAGGCGTGGGCGGCGGCGCTGTCGTCAGCGGGGGTGGTGTGGCGGTCCCAGCCGGTGACGGTGTGCCCCTGTGCTTGCAGGGCGTGGGCGACGTGCGGGGCGAGGGTGCCGGTCAGGCCGGTGACGAGCCAGGGTCGGGTCATGGGGTGCAGTGTAGGGGTGTGGGGGGGTGTTTTGAGGGTTTTTTGTGGGGGGTCTGGTGAAGTGGGGGCGTCCGGCGTGGGTGGTGTGGCCGGGGGTGCGCTCAATGATTCCGGTTGCGGATCATTGATCTTTCGTCGCTTTCTATATAGTTCGGGTCAATCATATTCTTTTCAGATTCGTTTTCTATAGTCCGCTTCACCGGGCGGTTGTGGTGCCCGGAAAGGATGTGACCATGAAACGAATTCTCTTTCCTGTAGTAATGACGGTCTCTCTTCTGGCTCCGGTGTCGCTGGCGGCGGCGGGTTCCGCGGTGGGGTCCGCGTCGGGTTCGGCGGCGGCGGCCGCTTCGGCGGGCGTGGCGGTTCAGGCGAGCGCGGTGGTGCTGCTGGACGCGCAGGGCCGCGTGGTCGGCACGGTGAACGGGGCGGGTCAGGTGGTGTTCAGCGGCGCGAGTCGCGCGGCGGCCACGGCGCGTGTGACGTTCGAGAACGGGGCGCAGCAGTCGTTCCGGCTGGCGGGTGGCGCGGCGGCGCAGGGGCGCGTGACGCTGGAGTCGCTGGTGGTGTCGGGTCGCGGGGCGGGCGTGAGCCTGGGCAGCGCGATCCGCGCGGAGGGGCAGGTGCTGGCGCGCGCGGCGGCCGAGGGTCGCGCGGCGTTGCAGGGTCGCGTGGTGACGCTGCTGGACGCGCGTGGGCAGGTGCTGGGTCAGTTCGACGCGGCGGGCCGCTGGGCGGGTGGCGCGCAGGCGGCGCTGGTGACGGACGTGGTCGTGTCGGGCGGTGCGGGCGCGGGAACGTATGACGTGGCAGGTCGCGTGCTGGTGGACGCTTCGGGCGCGGTGCGTCTGGAGAACGTGGCGGTGCAGACGCAGGCGGGCGCGCGGACGCTGGTGCAGGTACTCGTCTCGGGCGCGGCGGCCGGGGCTGGTTCGGTTCCCGCGACGGGCGGCGGCTCGGGCAGCGCTGCCGGGAACGGGTCGGCAGCCGGGTCGGCCGGTGGGTCGGCCGGTGGGTCGGCTGGCGGGTCGGCTGGCGGGTCGGGCGGCGTCAGCGTCGGTGTGGGCGTGGGTGTCGGGATCGGCATCGGCATCGGGGGCGGCAAGTAAGACGGACTCCGATTGAATGGCTGGCAAGGCCGTTCAATCCCAGGCGTTCCAGCCCAGGCAAGTGTGCAGCAGCACAGCGGCCCTCCCAGAAATGGAAGGGCCGCTGTGCTGCGTTGGGGTCGGTGGGGTGGGGTCAGCGGTTGCTGCTGTGGTCGCCTTCCTGGAATTCCTCGATCATCTTCTCGATGAAGGCGGGAATGTCGTCCGGGTTGCGGCTGGTCACGATGCCTCTGTCCACGACGACGGGCTGGTCGACCCATTCGGCGCCACCGAGGGTGAGTTCGTGTTTCAGGCTGGGCCAGCTGGTCATCTTCAGGCCCTTGCTGATGCCGGTCTCGCTGAGGCTCCAGGGGCCGTGGCAGATCGCGGCGATGGGTGCGCCGTGGTCGTAGAACGCGCGGACGAACTGCATGGCGTAGGCGTCCAGGCGCAGCTTGTCGGGGTTGACGGTGCCGCCGGGCAGCAGGAGGCCGTCGTAGTCGCTGGGGTTGGCCTGCGTGACGGTGTGGTCCACGTCGTATTTGTCCTGCGGTTCCAGGTCGCCTTTCATGCTCTGGATCTGCCCGCTCTTGAGGCTGATGAGGTGCGTGGTGGCCCCGGCGGCTTCCAGCGCCTCGCGGGGTTTCACGAGTTCGACCTGCTCGACTCCGTCGGCGGCGAGGATGGCGATGGTCTTGCCTTTCAGGGGTTGGTCGGTCATGCGTTCAGCGTGGCGTGTGGGGGGGTGCGGGGCGTGATGGGGGTCTGAAGGCGCATTGAGCGGGGGTTGAGCGCGGCTTGAGTTGCGGGACTGTGTGTAGCCGGGCATGCAAATTCCCTCTCCTGTGGGGAGAGGGAGGGAGCTGCGAAGCAGCGGAAGGGTGAGGGGTCTTCTGTTACTTGTCGGTGCCGGGGGTGTTCACTTCAACGGCGGTGAGGGTCTGCGTGATGCGGTAGGTGTGGGGCGTGTTCGCGGGCACGTGGTACGAGTCGCCGGGCTGGAGGGCGATGCTCTGCCCGTCGATGATCAGGTCGGCGGCTCCCTCGATGACGTATCCGAGGGTTTCGTAGGGGTTGGTGCTCTGGGGTTTGTCGGCGTTGGGTTCCTCACGGTGCCACAGGCGCATGTGGCTGTGCTGGCCTTTCACGAGGTGATGTTCGCCGTCTTTGCCGTGGGTGGTGTCGTGCTGGCTGACCTTGTAGGAGTTCATGCCCCTCAGGGTGCGCCGCGTGGTGGTCGGGGGTGTGAGGGGGGCCTTCAGGGGCGGTCATGGGGTCTGAAGGGAGCGCTGGGCGTGCGTTCACGCGGGCGGGTGCGTGTGGCACGGCCCTCGCCGCGCCTCTCATGTTTTTATTCGTGCCAGACGCACAATTCGGGGTGTAGCGGTGTGGGCGGGGGGTGGAGTACACTGCGGGTCTACCGGGCCGCCTGCGCAGTTGTGCGGGCGGCCTGTCCAGGGGGGGTGAGGTTGCATGGGAACGAAAGAAGAGGTTCGTTCACGCCTGAACATTGCGGAGGTGGTGGGCGAGTACGTGCGCCTTTCCCCTGCCGGGAAGGGCCGCCTGAAGGGGCTGTGCCCGTTTCATAAGGAGAAGTCGCCGTCGTTCCAGGTGGATACGGATCAGGGGTACTTCTACTGCTTCGGCTGCAAGGCGGGCGGGGACGTGTTCAGTTTCGTGCAGCGCACCGAGAACCTGAGTTTCGGGGACGCGCTGCGCAAACTCGCGGAGCGGGCCGGGGTGCAGGTCGAGGCGAAGTACGGCGAGCGCAGTAACCGCGACCTGTACGACGTGAACGCGTTTGCGCTGGCGTATTTCCGCGAGCACCTGACCGGCGCGGCGGGTGAAGGGGCGCTGGCGTACCTGCGGCGGCGCGGCCTGACGGACGCGACCATCGAGTCGTTCGAGATCGGCTTCGCGCCGGACGGCTGGGACGGCCTGCTGAAGCACGCGCGCGTGAAGGGCCTGACGGAACGGCAACTGCTGGAGGCCGGGCTGCTGATCGAGAACCCGGAGTCCGGGCGGGTGTACGACCGGTTCCGTGCGCGCGTGATGTTCCCCATCCGCGATCACCTGGGGCGACTGGTGGGCTTTGGTGGGCGCGTGCTGGACGACAGCAAACCGAAGTACCTGAACACCCCGGAAACCGACGCGTTCCGCAAGGGCGAACTGCTGTACGGGCTGGACAAGGCCCGCGCGGGCCTGGGCAGCGGCGCGGAACTGACGGTCGTGGAAGGGTACATGGACGTGATCACCATGCACCAGCACGGCTTCACCGGCGCGGTCGCCAGTCTGGGCACCGCCCTGACCGCCGAGCACGCCACGCTGCTGGAGCGCCTGGGCGCGCAGAGCCTCGTGCTGCTGTTCGACCGTGACGAGGCGGGCCTGAAAGCCACGCTGTCCGGGCTGGATCAGGTGCTGGGCGCCAAGTTCCGCGTGCGGGCCACCAGCGTCCCCAGCGGCAAGGACCCCGCCGACACCCTCCTGGCCGGCGGGGACGAGCAGTTGCGGCAGGCCATCGGCGGCGGCCTCGACGAGGTGCACTACCGCGTGCAGGCCGCCATCGAGAAACACGGAGTGGGCACCAGCGAGGGCAAACGCCGCATCCTGATGGAACTCCTGCCCCGCATGCAGAACCTCGACCCCCTCGACGATATTGCCGAGGGCGTGCGCGCCGCCGCCTGCGAGACGCTGGGCATCAAGCCCGAAGCGCTGCTGGAATGGATTGCCAGCAAGGCCAAACGCCGCGTCCTGACCGACACGCACCTGGCGGGCATGAGTAGCCACCGGGGCGAGGAGGACCGCGAGATGGCCCTGCTGCGGCAACTGCTGGTCGACCCCAGCCTCCGCGCGAAACTGGACGGCAGTACCCCCTGGCGTAACGAGACGGTCCGCAAGGTCATGCTGGCCCTGCAGGGCTCCCCCACCCCGGAAGGCGTGCTGGATATCTTCCGGGGGCAGCCCGAGGAGCAACTCCTGATCCGCCTGATGTTCGAGGGCCGGGACGCCGGCAGCATCAGCCGCGAGAACAGCCAGCAGTACGAACAGAAAGTCGGCGCGTACGCCGCCACCGCCGTCGACGACATTCAGGTCAGCATGAGCATCGACGCCCTGCGCGCCGAGGTCACCCACCTCAAGACCCAGCTGACGGCCGCGCCGCCCGCCCAGCAACTCGACATGCTGCGCCAGATCCAGGATCTTCAACGCGCCATAGAAGCCGAGAAACGCAGCCGCCGCAGCGCCTGAAGCGGGGGGCCACGGGTGGGCCGTGGGCGGGGCGTGGGAAGTGCGGATCAGGGGCGGTCATGGACGACGCGGTTACGGCCCAGGTCCTTGGCGCGGTACAGGGCGGCGTCGGCCAGACTGAGCCAGTCTGCGGGCAGCCCCGGCGCGCCGGGCGCCACGGTCACGGCCCCCACGCTGACCGTGACCGTGGCGTGTGGGGACGCGGCGTTCGGAATGCCCAGCTCCTCGACGTTGCGGCGCAGGCGCTCGATGACGCCGGCCGCGTCGCGCAGCGATTCTCCGGGCAGAATCACCGCGAACTCCTCGCCGCCGTAGCGGGCGAGCAGGTCGGCGGGGCCGCGCAGGGCGCCGCGTAGCGCGCCGGCCACCCGTTGCAGGCAGCGGTCGCCCTCCTGGTGTCCGTAGGTGTCGTTGAAGCCCTTGAAGTGGTCGATGTCCAGCAGGGCCAGCGTCACCGAGTGTCCCGCCTGCACCTGCGCGGCGGCCTGCTGCCACGCGGCGTCGAACTGGCGGCGGTTGGGCACGCCGGTCAGCGCGTCGGTCAGGGACAGGGTGTGCAGTTCCCGGTTGGCGTTCAGGAGCGCGTCGTGGGCGCGTTCGACCTCGCGGGTGCGTTCCAGGACCCGCTGTTCCAGCGCCAGGTTCTGGCGGCGCAGTCGCCGGGTCTGCAGGAAGGGGCCGGTCAGTGTCGTGAAGGCGGCGTACAGCCGCCGCTGCCAGCGGGGTGGCTGCACGTGGAGCCGCAGCAGCGACTGCGGGGCGCTCCAGCCGGTCAGGGGCGCGAAGGCCTGCACCTGCAGGGTGTAGCGTCCGGCGGGCAGCGACTGGTACCGGATGGGTCCCGGCGGGTGGGGAGCGGACCAGTCGGCCTCCCAGCCGAGCAGGCGGTGACGCAGGCGCAGGGTGTCCTCGTCCAGGTACCAGGGGCAGGCGGGCCAGGCTTCCAGGCCCCAGTGGCCCTGCGGCAGCGTGTGCGGCCCGGCCCCGCTGGCCTGCGCGACTTCCGGGGGGAGCGGGGCCGGGCCGGGCCAGAATTCCAGCGAGGCCAGGGTGGGGGGCGGCGGTACCGTCAGGCGCGCGAGTTCCGTCAGGTCCACTTTCAGCAGGCCGGTGTTCAGGCCGCACAGCAGCGCGCCGGGGCCGGCGGCGAGGCTGCGGCTGGTGGTGAATTCCCAGCTGTCCGCGCCGGGCCAGTTGCCCTGGCGGCGCCGCTCACCGCTGCGGGCGTCGTACTCGAACAGGCCGTCGCTGCCGCCCACCCACAGGCGGTCGCCCTGCACCAGGAGCGTCCAGCCGGCCACGGCCTCCTCGCTGCGTGCCAGCAGGCGGTTACCGCCGGCCCCGAGGCGCAGCACGCGGTTGTCCTGCACGGCGATCAGGTCGCCGTCGTCGCAGGGGGCCAGGGCGTACACGTTCCCGGTGGCGCCGAGCAGGTCCGGCGCCGGGTCGGTCACGCGGCTCAGCGGTCCGTCCTGTTCGCGCCACAGGCCCTGTCCCAGCGTGCCGATCCACAGGGTGCCGTCGTGTCCGGCGCACAGGGTGTACACGTAGCCCAGGGGCGTCCCGCCGCTCAGGTGGCGGCGCAGCGGGGCCTGCGGGTCGGCCAGCAGCACGCTGAGCAGCCCCCGGACCGTGCCGATCCACAGCCTGCCGCGCAGGCACAGCAGCGCGCGGGCCGGGGCCTGCGCTTCCGGGTCGTCCGGCGCGACCGGCTGCGGGGCCTGCCCCGGCGCGGCGCGCCACACTCCCTGCTGCGTGGCGAACCACCGCTCGCCGGAGTCGAGTTCCAGCGTGTCCCACACGGCGGGCAGGTCCGCGATCACCTGCGCCTGCCAGCCGGACGGCGGGGTCGCGTTCTCCTCGAAGCGCCACAGCGCCTGCTCGGTGCCGATCAGCCAGCCGCGTGGCCCGCCGGGCCGCACCGAGTACGCGGCCTGCGGGGAGGGGGTCAGGGGGCGCTGGTACACGCGGCGCAGCGCACTGACTCGCAGCACCCCCCGGCTGTCGGTGGCGGCCCAGACGTTCCCGAACGGGTCGCCGTGCAGGGCGTTCACGCGGCCCTCGGACAGCGCGGGGCCGTGGGCCTGCCAGCCGCTCGCGCCGCGCCGGAAGGTCAGCAGTTGCGCGCCCACCCCGACCCACAGTTCCGCCGGGTGCGTCTCGCTGGGCGGCTGGAACAGCAGCGCCGTGACCGGGGCGGGCAGCGGCAGCGTGGCGCGCACGGCGCCGTCCGGGGCCCGTTCGGTCAGCTGGCGGCTTCCCCCGATGAACAGCGTGCCGTCCGGCGCGGCGCACAGCGCCGTCATCGCCCCGCCCGGCAGCGGCGCCGGGTCCGGAACGGTCCAGCCGCCCTGCGCGCCGCCGGGCTGGGGGGCGTGGCAGTGCAGGCTGCCACTCTGCGTGGCGGCCCAGACCAGCGGGCCGCTGCGGACCAGCGCGGTGATGTGCTGCCCCGCCAGGGTCGGGTCGGTCACGGGGTGCGCGCCGCTGTCCGGGTCCCAGCGGTACAGGCCGGACGCCGTGCCGATCCACAGGCCGCTGCCGGCGTCCGGGTCGGGCAGCAGTGCCTCGACCCGCCCGCCGGTCCAGGTGGGGGTGGTCAGCAGGGGCCGCACGCGGGGCGGGCCGATCTCGCGCAGGTCCAGCAGGTCCACGCCGGCGTCGCTCCCGACCAGCAGTTCGTGAGGCGCGCCGGGGCGGGCGGCCAGGGCGCGCAGGCCGTGGGTCGAGAGGCCGTCGCGCTGCTGGTAGCGGCGGACCCTCACGCCGTCGTAGCTGGCCAGTCCACTGGACCCCGCGAACCAGAACCGCCCCAGGTGATCGCACGTCAGCGCGTGAACCTGCGTGCCGGGCAGGCCGTCACGGCGGCTGAAGCGTCTGATGGGCAGGTCGTTCGGCAGGTCGTGCATGGACACTCCGGGGGTCAGGGCTGGCGGGCTTCCTGCAGCATCTCGGACAGGCGGGACAGGCAGCGGCTGTACTTCTTGGCGTACGCGCCGTGCCGGTACGTGTCGCTGAACAGCCCGGTGAGGCTGGTGCCGGTGAACGCGGCGCTCAGGCCCAGGTCGTACAGCTTGTCGATAAAGTGAACGAAGCGCAGGGCGACGTTCTGGTCGGGCATGGGGGTCAGGTCGGTGATGGCGATGGCCTGCACGTCCGCCAGGAGGCGGCCGAAGCGGCTGGGGTGCACGAGCAGCAGGTGGCGGCTCAGGTCGCGGTGCGTGAGGCGGGCCAGCGTGGCGGGGTTCTGGCGGGCTTCCCAGGTGTCGTACTCGGCACTGGTCAGGGTGTCTTCGGGGCGCACGCCGCGCTGGCGGTAGTCGGGGCCGTCGATGCGCCACGTGTCGAAACGGTCGGCGATGCCCTGGATCTGGCGCTGGAAGTCGCTGGCGTTGAAGCGGCCCTGGCCGAGCGCGCCGGGTTCGGTGTTGCTGGTGGCGATGACGCTGGTGCCGC
The DNA window shown above is from Deinococcus sp. LM3 and carries:
- a CDS encoding sugar nucleotide-binding protein, producing MTRPWLVTGLTGTLAPHVAHALQAQGHTVTGWDRHTTPADDSAAAHAYLQALNPQGILHLALGSEAWAHALATHAHTHDLPFVFTSTAMVFDHHPDGPHHPTDPTTAQDDYGQLKARTEHAIRTAHPRAVIARIGWQIHPTATGNNMTQQLQAQHDQNGHIRASRHWTPATSFMTDTAHALATLAQDGTTGTVHLDSNAHDALTFPELVRGLARHLNRDWVVEETDDYTHDQRLVDDTTRLPSLRERLGLA
- a CDS encoding type 1 glutamine amidotransferase domain-containing protein, with translation MTDQPLKGKTIAILAADGVEQVELVKPREALEAAGATTHLISLKSGQIQSMKGDLEPQDKYDVDHTVTQANPSDYDGLLLPGGTVNPDKLRLDAYAMQFVRAFYDHGAPIAAICHGPWSLSETGISKGLKMTSWPSLKHELTLGGAEWVDQPVVVDRGIVTSRNPDDIPAFIEKMIEEFQEGDHSSNR
- a CDS encoding cupin domain-containing protein, giving the protein MNSYKVSQHDTTHGKDGEHHLVKGQHSHMRLWHREEPNADKPQSTNPYETLGYVIEGAADLIIDGQSIALQPGDSYHVPANTPHTYRITQTLTAVEVNTPGTDK
- the dnaG gene encoding DNA primase, producing MGTKEEVRSRLNIAEVVGEYVRLSPAGKGRLKGLCPFHKEKSPSFQVDTDQGYFYCFGCKAGGDVFSFVQRTENLSFGDALRKLAERAGVQVEAKYGERSNRDLYDVNAFALAYFREHLTGAAGEGALAYLRRRGLTDATIESFEIGFAPDGWDGLLKHARVKGLTERQLLEAGLLIENPESGRVYDRFRARVMFPIRDHLGRLVGFGGRVLDDSKPKYLNTPETDAFRKGELLYGLDKARAGLGSGAELTVVEGYMDVITMHQHGFTGAVASLGTALTAEHATLLERLGAQSLVLLFDRDEAGLKATLSGLDQVLGAKFRVRATSVPSGKDPADTLLAGGDEQLRQAIGGGLDEVHYRVQAAIEKHGVGTSEGKRRILMELLPRMQNLDPLDDIAEGVRAAACETLGIKPEALLEWIASKAKRRVLTDTHLAGMSSHRGEEDREMALLRQLLVDPSLRAKLDGSTPWRNETVRKVMLALQGSPTPEGVLDIFRGQPEEQLLIRLMFEGRDAGSISRENSQQYEQKVGAYAATAVDDIQVSMSIDALRAEVTHLKTQLTAAPPAQQLDMLRQIQDLQRAIEAEKRSRRSA
- a CDS encoding ligand-binding sensor domain-containing diguanylate cyclase; amino-acid sequence: MHDLPNDLPIRRFSRRDGLPGTQVHALTCDHLGRFWFAGSSGLASYDGVRVRRYQQRDGLSTHGLRALAARPGAPHELLVGSDAGVDLLDLREIGPPRVRPLLTTPTWTGGRVEALLPDPDAGSGLWIGTASGLYRWDPDSGAHPVTDPTLAGQHITALVRSGPLVWAATQSGSLHCHAPQPGGAQGGWTVPDPAPLPGGAMTALCAAPDGTLFIGGSRQLTERAPDGAVRATLPLPAPVTALLFQPPSETHPAELWVGVGAQLLTFRRGASGWQAHGPALSEGRVNALHGDPFGNVWAATDSRGVLRVSALRRVYQRPLTPSPQAAYSVRPGGPRGWLIGTEQALWRFEENATPPSGWQAQVIADLPAVWDTLELDSGERWFATQQGVWRAAPGQAPQPVAPDDPEAQAPARALLCLRGRLWIGTVRGLLSVLLADPQAPLRRHLSGGTPLGYVYTLCAGHDGTLWIGTLGQGLWREQDGPLSRVTDPAPDLLGATGNVYALAPCDDGDLIAVQDNRVLRLGAGGNRLLARSEEAVAGWTLLVQGDRLWVGGSDGLFEYDARSGERRRQGNWPGADSWEFTTSRSLAAGPGALLCGLNTGLLKVDLTELARLTVPPPPTLASLEFWPGPAPLPPEVAQASGAGPHTLPQGHWGLEAWPACPWYLDEDTLRLRHRLLGWEADWSAPHPPGPIRYQSLPAGRYTLQVQAFAPLTGWSAPQSLLRLHVQPPRWQRRLYAAFTTLTGPFLQTRRLRRQNLALEQRVLERTREVERAHDALLNANRELHTLSLTDALTGVPNRRQFDAAWQQAAAQVQAGHSVTLALLDIDHFKGFNDTYGHQEGDRCLQRVAGALRGALRGPADLLARYGGEEFAVILPGESLRDAAGVIERLRRNVEELGIPNAASPHATVTVSVGAVTVAPGAPGLPADWLSLADAALYRAKDLGRNRVVHDRP
- the zapE gene encoding cell division protein ZapE, producing MIDLTTRNPALQPEQLTRDLTPSQRYGQVRLSTYTPNPAYPSQEQARTAVQVFLKGAQVRPGGFRLFRRSKPEGRGLYLDGGFGVGKTHLLASAYHAAQGERAIMSFQDLMYIIGALGMTRAVDAFRQHDLLLIDEFELDDPGNTHMANTFLGQLMPGGTSVIATSNTEPGALGQGRFNASDFQRQIQGIADRFDTWRIDGPDYRQRGVRPEDTLTSAEYDTWEARQNPATLARLTHRDLSRHLLLVHPSRFGRLLADVQAIAITDLTPMPDQNVALRFVHFIDKLYDLGLSAAFTGTSLTGLFSDTYRHGAYAKKYSRCLSRLSEMLQEARQP